In Leptospira fletcheri, the genomic window ACCGCCCCTTGTTCATTCCTTATTGCGAAAAATTGGAGGAAAACGAGGAATACATCAAGGAAATTCTGGAATGGGGATCCGAAGCCTTGCGTTCCTACCTCGGGACTTCCAGACATAGATTTTCGTTTAACAAATATAACGAAAGGATAGAAAGTTCCGGATTGCAGTTGCCCCACGGATTAAAAGAGGAACTTGCGAGTTATCTGGAGCAAGGGGAAACGATTCCCTAAATTCAAAAACCGTATCACTCGCGTTCAAAACTAGGAAAACTTTCTCAATGGGAAGAGGTTTTGGCGTTTTCCGTGATTTGGACCGGATCGGCCAGGTGCCGTATATCCATACCGGTGTTTAGGCGAACTAGCTCTTCTGCGATATTGACCGCGTAATCTCCCGTCCGTTCTATCCCCAAAATGATCCTGTACAAATCCGCGAATTGGTTTTTGTCCAGACGGGAATCCATTACGAATTTTAAAAAGGCGCCGTTGCAGAGATTGTTCAATTCCTCTTCCACCGTATGCACGGAACCGTAAAAGCGATTCTTTTCCTCTACTAGGGATTCCACAGCCATTCCTACTAAGGTTACAACCCGGGACATCATTTTGTCCAGGATTTCCTCCTGGCGGAAAAAGCCCTTGGGCAAGAGCCCTCTCCGATAGCAGGTGGCGCAATTTACGATCTGGTCTCCCATCCGTTCCAGGTTTCGGTTGATCCGGATCGCCGAAAGAGCGAATCGTAATGGATCTTTTTTTAGAACGACTTCAATGTCCACCTGGTCCATTCCTAGGAGGTTCCGATTCGCGATCGCTTCTAAAATCGCATTCTGTGAAAGATTATCGTTCTGTTTTTCCAGGTTATCGATCAGATCGTCCCGCTCGATGATCTGTTTGGCCAAGTCCGGATTTTCCTTTTCGATCGCGTCATCGAAGATCAGAATCTGCTCCAAGCAAAGCTCCGCCATCGCATAGAGATTCCTTCTGAGATAATCGAACTTGGAAGCCATAGGAAAAATGTTTATCAGAATATTCGCATAAATCGGAGGACGGTCAAGTGGATTTTTTCAATCGCACCGGACACCTTTCTCAGGTGTCCTTTTTCGTCATGGAACGGAAACAATGCCACAATGGGTCGCCGACCGTACCGGAATCCTACAAATATATCATTTTTTTAATATTAAGGAAGGCTTTTCAGCAAAAGAAGGAGCATGGATCCGAAAGAGACATACTGGAGGAAAAAACCCGTAAATCGTACGTTTACCGGCCAAACTCCTCCTCCGCTGAGATGGGCGCAAGTCTGAAGGATCCTAGCTGCAAAAACGATCCAGGCAAGCAGGTCGAATATCGCTTGGTCCGGATCCAAAATCGCTCCGGCAAAAACCAGAACGGCAAAGACGGGAAGATTTTCCAGACAATTCAAATGTGCCCGGTTTAGTCTCCAATAAAAGTCGCTACCGTGCTGTATCCAGGCCGGGAATTCGTTCGACTTCTTTTTTCCTGCCAAGACCTGGGAGACTCGGAAGAGAATGACCCCGAGTCCAAGCAAAAGAGTCCAACCGGTGAAAGATAAAAGAGCGTGTAAAGAATCGTACATGGTCCGATACTGAATCTCTACTTGTCGGAGCTGGCAAGAAGAATTTCAAATGTCGGCACTCCAGAGCATCCAAACACTTTTACGATCGTATCTTTGTCGGATTCGATTTTTAGTCCCCGTCTGCGTTGGAAGGCAATGCCGGAACCCCTAAAATGGGCAGCAAGTCCGCTGTGAACAACGCTTTTAGATTTTTCAGTTTCGTCCAAAGAGGACTCACTTGGCTGGAAATCTTCGAGCTTCCCGCGGAAATGTCCGCGTAGAGATCCGAATTTCCGGCGACCTTGGTCTGCAAAGTGCTCTTCAGATCCGAAATCGAACTCTTGATGTTCGTGTCAAGAGTCGGGTTTAGAGCCGATACGATGGAAGAAAGCGTCTTTGCCTGAGAATCCCCGGAATTTCCGGAGTAGGCAAGGTCCATTCCGGAGAGATTGTCCAGCAGGTCTTGGTATGCGTTTCTGGAAAAGATGGCCTCCGTTTGATAGGAACGAGCCACTCCAGCGGAACTTACGCTCAGTCCGGCGGGAGTCGCGGTTTTTTGGTCTCGCATTACCTCTGTTAGGTTGGCCATCTTTGTCAAATACGTATTAAAAGAGTCGCGTTGGGAAAGGAAATAACCGGTTCCGGCGACGTAATTCCCGAGAAAATTCCCTCCAGATGACTGCCACTGGGAGTTTAACGCTGTCGCGTCGTCGGAAATGACCAAGGCCAATGCTTGCAGATAATCTAATCTTCTTTGGTATCCAGAATTGGAACTGTTCGCCGCTATGATATTCGCGTTGCTTGAAACGATTGCGTCGTTTCCGTCGGAACTGAAAATCAACATTTCCAAGGCTTCGAACCCCCGACGAATCGAACTGTAATTCAATACGTTCGCCTCATTGATGGTCGGAAAACTCGTCGTATTGGAGAGGACCGCTGAGATATTACTCCATTTCGGTCTCTGGACCTTTTCGAATCCGTCCAGGTTCGTGTAATAGTAGCCTGGCGGGTTTTCTGCGGGACCAAAATAAAAGACTTCCGCTTTCTTTAAGGAGGTCCTGGCGGTTTTCCAGGCCTGCTGTAGAGTTACGAGTTTGGTGGTATTCGTCGGATCCGCGTAATACGCTTGTGCGGCTATCTTTAAGGCAGAGGTTGTGGTCTGCAGATTTTGGAATGCCGGGAGGACGAGGCTATTTCCGGAATAAGTCAAAAATTCCGTGTAAGAAGGCTGAAGAGCCAACAAAGCCGCAATCGTGGAAGAGTCGGATCCGGAATGAGGAGTGCAGGCGATATCCAAGGTCATGCTTCCCAATACCAGGACCGAGCCGAACGTCTTTCGTGAAATCAATTCAAAAATTTTCATATTCTTACCGCCGTTAAAGGGAATTCAGGAATTTAATGAGGTTACTTCTATCGGAAGCCGAGAGGAGTTGGAATTTGTTTCTGGCACCCGCTCCCTCTCCCGCGTGCCAGAGGATCGCTTCTTCCAATCCGTTTGCTCGCCCGTCGTGCAGGAACCGTTGGTGACCGTTGGTAACCGAGACGAGTCCGATTCCCCAAAGAGGAGGAGTCCTCCATTCGCTGCCGGTCGCGTCAAAGTCGGATCTTCCGTCGGCCAACCCCGATCCCATATCGTGTAAAAGTAGGTCCGTATAAGGCTTGATGAACTGGGAGGAATTTTCCGGAAAATCGGAGACGGTTCCCGTGAGCACCAAAGGTTTGTGACAGGAAGCACAACCTACCGATACGAACGTCGCTTTTCCGAGGACCACCTGTGGATCGGTCACGGATCTTCTTCCCGGGATTCCCAATACTCGGTTCCAGAAAATGACTCCGCTCGTGACTCCGGTTCCGATTTCCGGGTCCCCGGTTCCGTTGGCCGAGTCTAGGCAGATTGTCTGAACGGCAGGACAATTGTCCGTAGGATTCAAAGGGCTTGTGATTCCGATATCTCCCAGGAAGGCATCCTGGTTTTGCTGAGCAATGCTAGGCTCGTTGGCCTTCCAGCCGAATCTCCCCAACAGTTTTTGGCCGCTGGCGGTATCCCAAACATAATTCGGTTTTCCTGATATACCGTCTCCGTCCAAATCGTTCGGATCCGCCCAAGAAAGGACGGTGCTTTCCGGAATCGCCTCCAGTAATCCCAAGCCTGCAATCGGAGGAGCGACTCTGGGAGAAAAATGAAATCCTCCGGAGGCGGAAGTCGGATCGTTGAAATTCCAACCCGAAAAGCTGTACGTAGGTTGGGAGAGATAAACGACGGTTCCGTCCGGATAAGTGGTTCCGGAACATGTGGAACAGACCGGGGCAGCTATCGAAGAATAGCTCACGGAAGCGTGTCCTTCTACCGGGGTCGCCGCAACCGTATGAGAACTAGGATGAAGGTTCGTGAAACTTGCGATTCCTTGGTGATTGAGTTGCAGCCCGTAGTTGTCGGTCGGAATCGGTCCTCCGGTAACGGAGTTCGCTCCGTCTTTCGAGAGTCGGACCAGCAGAGCGACTGCCCCGTCCAAGGAGCCACCGTAGACTGCGGGCGTGGCACCGTTGTTAGGTGGCGCTCCTCTTCCGGATCTTTGGTGACAAGCTTGACAGGAGCTGGCGTTGAAAGTGGGTCCTTTTCCGCTTAATGCGCTATTTCCCTCTTGGGTCCAGTTCGTATTGAAGAAAGTGTTTCCGACGTTGAATTGTGTGGATCCTCCATCACGCAGGTTCGCGACGGGGAACGTAAATGCATTGCTTGTGGTGTCGAAAACGGTGGTCCAGCCTCCGGAGTATGCTTCTCCCGGATCCTGGTTGATCATGGCAAGAAGAAGAACTAATTCGTTTCCGTCGGACTTTTTGCTGCGGTTGCAATTCGAAAGTAGGAATCCGAATAGGACGATACAGCTAACAAGAATGAGCCGATTTTTTCGACGGTTCGGTCGATTTTCTTTTTTCTTTTGGAAGAGGAGGGGAATTCGATTACAGTTCATATTTTTTCATCTTCCGACCGAACGCATGGGTCCGGCCGGGTTGTTTTCCTATCAGTTATTGCTAAAGTCGGTGATCGTAATCCCGAGAGAGGAAGCCGCCGCCACGATACTTTTCTTGAGTCGGTCTCCGACTAGGACTTGCACGTTTTGGAGGGTCGGGTAGTCCGCACTTTGCGAGCCGGGAAATCCGTTGAATCCGTCCATAATGATCTGATCGTAGCGCCCCGTGATGGATCCGCTCGGGCAAGAAGAGACGAAGTTCGGGTCGGCGGATTGTTCCCCATTGTTAATGCAGAACGCATCCCTCGCTTGCGTGATCTGGGATTGGGTGGCTCCCTGATTTAAAGTGCCTAAAAGAGCGGATAGTCCCGGACCTGTGCTGGTGGGCGAATTCTTTATCAAAGTATAGCTTCCCGTCCAGAGGTTGAGGACTCCTTGGGCATCGTAATAAAAGTCCGCCTTGGTGGTGTCGCTGAAGCAGGAATGTTCGTGTTCTTGGTCGTGGGAATAGATCCCTTGGAGTCTATCGCCTCCCCATTCTCCTGCGATGAATTTTCCCAAACCTCTGAATACTTTGCTAAGCGAAGCGCTGGAATCCGCGGTAAAAGTCTGTCTGTATGCTCCAGGAGAGGCGGCCGTTCCCCAGGAATCACGTACTAGTTTTATATGACCGACTAACGCGTCGGTCACGGTTTTCATAAAAGCCGCTCGGTTTGTCCCGGTCCCCCCGTTCGTTCCGCCTTGTCCGTTGCTATTACAGGTAGTGGGGGAAGCGGTAAAGCAAGTGGAATCCGCCAGACCTGCCACCTGATTGTACATTTGGGGGCTTCCGGAATTGTCCTGTCCCCATAGAAGATATTCTATCGCGTGCCAACCGGTTAAGACGATCGTCGTGCTGTCCGTGTTTCCGGAAGAAGCTAGGGTTAAGCTTCCGTTCTTGGCGAGGATGGCGGCGAAGCTCGTGGAGTCGTTTCCGTTTTGGATATAATTGTCTAGAGCGATTTCGTCTAATGGCCAAGAGTTGAGCAGGGTTTGGCAATCGTATGTGGTATCTCCCGCATAATTCGTTCCTGCTCCGCAGCCCTGCCATCCGATTGTGCTAAGACTAGCCTGATCGATCGGTCCCCCGGAAAAACGAAACGCCTCGGTGACTAGATACGAAGCTCGAGCAACGATCCACGCGTTTTTGGCTGCACTTAGGTTTGTGGCGTTCGGCGTCGCTTTTAGGGTATTTACCGCCGTTTGGAGTGCGATTGCATCTTGGTAGCTTTTATTATAGGATTCGTAGGCCAGGTCCGCGTATCGAACTACGACCTGGTCTCGGGAAGCAGAGGGGATGCTTCCTAGAAGCATGGCTGTGGAC contains:
- a CDS encoding imelysin family protein, giving the protein MRNANIQAWIRAIRISVLLGGIFLSCTHEKKNDSNMSTAMLLGSIPSASRDQVVVRYADLAYESYNKSYQDAIALQTAVNTLKATPNATNLSAAKNAWIVARASYLVTEAFRFSGGPIDQASLSTIGWQGCGAGTNYAGDTTYDCQTLLNSWPLDEIALDNYIQNGNDSTSFAAILAKNGSLTLASSGNTDSTTIVLTGWHAIEYLLWGQDNSGSPQMYNQVAGLADSTCFTASPTTCNSNGQGGTNGGTGTNRAAFMKTVTDALVGHIKLVRDSWGTAASPGAYRQTFTADSSASLSKVFRGLGKFIAGEWGGDRLQGIYSHDQEHEHSCFSDTTKADFYYDAQGVLNLWTGSYTLIKNSPTSTGPGLSALLGTLNQGATQSQITQARDAFCINNGEQSADPNFVSSCPSGSITGRYDQIIMDGFNGFPGSQSADYPTLQNVQVLVGDRLKKSIVAAASSLGITITDFSNN
- a CDS encoding imelysin family protein, which produces MKIFELISRKTFGSVLVLGSMTLDIACTPHSGSDSSTIAALLALQPSYTEFLTYSGNSLVLPAFQNLQTTTSALKIAAQAYYADPTNTTKLVTLQQAWKTARTSLKKAEVFYFGPAENPPGYYYTNLDGFEKVQRPKWSNISAVLSNTTSFPTINEANVLNYSSIRRGFEALEMLIFSSDGNDAIVSSNANIIAANSSNSGYQRRLDYLQALALVISDDATALNSQWQSSGGNFLGNYVAGTGYFLSQRDSFNTYLTKMANLTEVMRDQKTATPAGLSVSSAGVARSYQTEAIFSRNAYQDLLDNLSGMDLAYSGNSGDSQAKTLSSIVSALNPTLDTNIKSSISDLKSTLQTKVAGNSDLYADISAGSSKISSQVSPLWTKLKNLKALFTADLLPILGVPALPSNADGD
- a CDS encoding phosphate signaling complex PhoU family protein, encoding MASKFDYLRRNLYAMAELCLEQILIFDDAIEKENPDLAKQIIERDDLIDNLEKQNDNLSQNAILEAIANRNLLGMDQVDIEVVLKKDPLRFALSAIRINRNLERMGDQIVNCATCYRRGLLPKGFFRQEEILDKMMSRVVTLVGMAVESLVEEKNRFYGSVHTVEEELNNLCNGAFLKFVMDSRLDKNQFADLYRIILGIERTGDYAVNIAEELVRLNTGMDIRHLADPVQITENAKTSSH
- a CDS encoding di-heme oxidoredictase family protein — protein: MNCNRIPLLFQKKKENRPNRRKNRLILVSCIVLFGFLLSNCNRSKKSDGNELVLLLAMINQDPGEAYSGGWTTVFDTTSNAFTFPVANLRDGGSTQFNVGNTFFNTNWTQEGNSALSGKGPTFNASSCQACHQRSGRGAPPNNGATPAVYGGSLDGAVALLVRLSKDGANSVTGGPIPTDNYGLQLNHQGIASFTNLHPSSHTVAATPVEGHASVSYSSIAAPVCSTCSGTTYPDGTVVYLSQPTYSFSGWNFNDPTSASGGFHFSPRVAPPIAGLGLLEAIPESTVLSWADPNDLDGDGISGKPNYVWDTASGQKLLGRFGWKANEPSIAQQNQDAFLGDIGITSPLNPTDNCPAVQTICLDSANGTGDPEIGTGVTSGVIFWNRVLGIPGRRSVTDPQVVLGKATFVSVGCASCHKPLVLTGTVSDFPENSSQFIKPYTDLLLHDMGSGLADGRSDFDATGSEWRTPPLWGIGLVSVTNGHQRFLHDGRANGLEEAILWHAGEGAGARNKFQLLSASDRSNLIKFLNSL
- a CDS encoding MAPEG family protein, with the translated sequence MYDSLHALLSFTGWTLLLGLGVILFRVSQVLAGKKKSNEFPAWIQHGSDFYWRLNRAHLNCLENLPVFAVLVFAGAILDPDQAIFDLLAWIVFAARILQTCAHLSGGGVWPVNVRFTGFFLQYVSFGSMLLLLLKSLP